One Mycolicibacterium rufum genomic window, ATGCCGAACGGGCTGACCAGGACCTTGCCCTGGCCGAAGCCGTCCTCGGTGCGCTCGGTGAGGTTGACCGTGGGCGGCACCGAACCGCTGACGGTCGAGATCCCGGCGATCTTGTAATCGGGACCGATGCCGTACTGCGACGCGGCCTGCGTCAGGCCGCGCGGCGGCATCCTGCTGGCCAGCTCGGCGAACGTGGTGTTGCAGGAGCTGGCGAAGGCCCGCGACATCGGCACCGTGCCGAGATCGAATCCGCCGTAGTTCGGCACGGTGCGGTGCCCGATGTCGAGGTGGCCGGGGCAGCCCAGCAGCGTGTTGGGGGTCGCCATGCCGCGTTCGATGGCCGCGCCCGCGGTGACGATCTTGAACGTCGACCCGGGCGGATAGAGGCCCATCGTGGCGATCGGTCCCTCACGGTCGGCGGCCGCGTTCTGCGCCACCGCCAGGATCTCGCCCGTCGACGGTTTGATGACGACGATCATGGCCTGCTTGCCGGTGATGTCGACGGCGTTCTGCGCGGCGTTCTGCACGGCGCGGTCCAGGCTGATGCTCACCGACGGCGCCGGCGTGCCGGGCACCTCGTTGAGGACGTCGACGTCGACGCCGTTCTGGTTCACGGTCACCACGCGCCAGCCCGGGGATCCGTCCAGGTCGTCCGAGACGGTCTTGCGGACCTCGTCGACGAGCGCCGGGGCGAAGTGCTCGTCGGTGGGCACCATCTCGGGCTGGGGGGTGATGACGACGCCGGGCAGGGCGCCGATCGCGCCGGCGACGGCGTCGTGGTCGGCCTGCCGCAGCGTCATCAGGCTCAGCGGACCCTTGGTCGAACTCGCCTGCTCGGCGAGCCGCTGCGGGTCGAGGGTGTTGTCGAAGCGGCGCAGGGCGTCGGCGACCGCGCGCGCGGTCGGCATCAGGCTGTCCCCTGCGGCCTTCGCATCGAGGGCGAAGGCGTAGCGGTAGCCGGGCACCAGCACGGTGGTGCCCCCGCGCTCGTTGACCGAGGCGCGTGGCGGCGCCTCCGCGCGCAGCGCCAGTGTCTGGTTCTCGCCCAGCCGCGGGTGCAGTCCGGTCGCGCTCCAGCGCACCTGCCAGCGGCCTTCGTCGCGGACCATGTTCAATTGTCCGTCGTAGGTCCAGGTGCGGCTCTTCGGCAGGTGCCAGGTGTAGCGGTAGGCGATGCTGCCGGTGTCCTCGGCGTACTTGGAGCTGAGGATCTGCGCGTCCAGACCGGTGGCCTGCAGGCCGGACCAGGCTTCGTTGAGTGCGGCGCGGGCGTCCTCCGGACGGTCGGCCAGCGCGGCGGCGGCACCGGTGTCACCCGTGGCCAGCGCCGCGAAGAACTCCTCGGCGGTCGGTTCGGGACCGTTGGGCCGCGGGGTACAGGCCCCCAGCGAGAGGACCAGGACGACGACCGCGACGATCGACGTCGCTGCCGATACGGATGAGACTCTTGTTGCCATTGGGACAGATGTTAAGAAATAACGATCCGGTTTCGACGGAGGCGCACCGGGGCGCGCTACGCGCCTGCGGCGGGGGTGCGCACCACCAGGGGCGCGGCCGGGAAGTAGGCGGCCATCTCCGAGCGGGACGTGCGCAGCGCGGCCGTGCCGTAACCCCGCTTGCGGTGCTCGGGATGGATCCAGATGCGCACGTCGACCTCGCCGCTGGACAGTTCGCCGAACACCATGCCCACCTTGGCGGCGCCCACCTCGGCGACCAGCCACGCCGCCTCCTCGGCGGCGACCCGGCCGACGGCGTCGCGGATCTCGTCGCCCAGGTCGCCGGGCGGTGCGTCGGTGCCGTCGCCGGCCGAACGCATGTCGCGGGTGCGCTCGGCGAAGATGTCGCGGTCGGTGTCCGGGCTGAACGGGCGCAGCCGGAGTCGGCGGGCCGAGCCCGGCATCTGCTCGGCCGGTGCCGGGCTGGCGAGCTGGCTGGTCAGAGTGTCCAGCTCGGCGGCGATCCGGCGCCGCGACACCCGGGTCAGCCGGTCGAAGGACAGCCGCAGCACCGCTTCGGCCGCGTCGGCCGACGTGTCGAGCAGATCGGCGAGCGCCTCGATCGCCGCGTCGTAGTCCTCGGAGGCGACGACGGCGTCGAGGACCTCGTGCCGGCGTTCCAGCGCGGCCACCATCGCGTCGGCGATGACCTTGCGCTGCACCGCCGCATCCTGGTCGGTCATCAGTCGAGCAGCACCGTGGCGAACGAGGCGATCTCGGTGAACCCGATGCGTGCGTACGTGGCGCGGGCGACGGTGTTGAAGCTGTTGACGTAGAGGCTCGCGATGCGGCCGCTGCCCACGACCGCGGCGGCGACGGTGGCGGTGCCCGCGGTGCCCATGCCCCGCCCCCGGAAGTCGGGGTGCACCCACACGCCCTGGATCTGACCGACGGCCGGCGACTGCGACCCGATCTCGGCCTTGAACACCACCTGGCCGCGGTCGAACCGGGCCCACGCCCGGCCGGCCGCGATCAGCCCGGCGACCCGGCGGCGGTAGCCCCGGCCGCCGTCGCCGATGCGGGGGTCGATGCCGACCTCCCCGATGAACATGTCGATGGCGGCGACGAGGTAGGCGTCGAGTTCCTCCATCCGCACCTGCCGGACCGCGGGGTCGACGGAACACGCGGGTGCGGTGCCGAGCGCCATCAGCGGTTGGTGCGCGCGCACGTCGCGGGCCGGCCCCCAGACCGGCTCGAGCCGCTGCCACATCGGCAGCACGAGCTCGGCGCGGCCCACCAGCGACGAGCACCGGCGCGACGTGCTCATCGCCTTGTCGGCGAACGCATTCAGGTCGCTTGCGCCGCCGCGCAACGGGATCAGATTGGCCCCGGCGTAGCAGAGGGATTCGCTGGCGCGCCGGCGCGTCCACAGTTCGCCGCCGATCGCGGACGGCTCGATGCCGTGTTCGGCGACGCGGGAGGCGACCATGCAGGAGGCCACCGGATCGTCGTCGAGAACCTGGCGGACGGCGGTCATGTCGCGGATGTCGCGCACCACCGACACCCTTCGCTCGTCAACGAGGCGAAAAAGCGGAGGAGCCGACATCTGGACTCTTTCTGCGACGACCCTTGGCAGTCGGCCCCGTGCACGGGGCCACGGCTCAGCTTACGGTGACAACCGGTGAACCGCTGGCATCCTCGGAACCTGGCGCGGTGTCCATCGCTTCGGCCAACCGCATGGCCTCCTCGATGAGCGTCTCGACGATCTGGGCCTCGGGCACGGTCTTGATGACCTCGCCCTTGACGAAGATCTGGCCCTTGCCGTTGCCGGAGGCCACCCCGAGGTCGGCTTCGCGCGCCTCGCCAGGTCCGTTGACCACACATCCCATCACCGCCACCCGCAGCGGCACGTCCATGCCCTCGAGGCCGGCGGTGACCTCGTTGGCCAGGGTGTAGACGTCGACCTGCGCGCGCCCGCACGACGGGCACGACACGATCTCCAGGCCGCGGGGCCGCAGGTTCAGCGACTCCAGGATCTGGTTGCCGACCTTGACCTCCTCGACCGGAGGCGCCGAGAGCGAGACGCGGATGGTGTCGCCGATGCCCTGGGACAGCAGCGCGCCGAACGCGACCGCCGACTTGATGGTGCCCTGGAAGGCGGGCCCGGCCTCGGTGACGCCGAGGTGCAGCGGATAGTCGCACTGCGCGGCGAGCTGCTGGTAGGCCTCGACCATCACGACGGGGTCGTTGTGCTTGACGCTGATCTTGATGTTGCCGAAACCGTGCTCCTCGAACAGCGATGCCTCCCAGAGCGCGGACTCGACGAGCGCCTCCGGCGTCGCCTTGCCGTATTTCTGCAGGAACCGCTTGTCCAGCGATCCGGCGTTGACGCCGATGCGGATCGGGATCCCGGCGTCGCCGGCGGCCTTGGCGACCTCGGCGACCCGGCCGTCGAATTCCTTGATGTTGCCCGGGTTCACGCGCACCGCGGCACAGCCCGCGTCGATCGCGGCGAAGATGTACTTGGGCTGGAAGTGGATGTCGGCGATCACCGGGATCTTCGACTTCTTGGCGATGGCGGGCAGCGCGTCGGCGTCCTCCTGGCGCGGGCAGGCCACCCGGACGATGTCGCAGCCCGACGCGGTCAGCTCGGCGATCTGCTGCAGCGTCGCGTTGATGTCGTGGGTCTTGGTGGTGCACATCGACTGCACCGAGATGGGGTGGTCACTGCCGACACCGACGTCACGCACCATCAACTGGCGGGTCGTGCGGCGCGGGGCCAGGACGGGCGCCGGAGCGGCCGGCATTCCTAAACCGATAGAGGTCATCAGAGCTTTCCTATTGGAACAACCTGATCGGGTTGACCAGGTCGGCGGTCACGGTCAGCAGCATGTAGCCGACCACCAACACCAGCACCACGTAGGTGGCCGGCATCAGCTTGAGATAGTTCACCGGGGCGGCGGCGACCTTGCCGCGCGCGGACCGGAACAGATTGCGCAGTTTCTCGTACACCGCGATCGCGATGTGCCCGCCGTCGAACGGCAACAGCGGGACCAGATTGACCGCGCCCAGCACGAAGTTCAGCTGGGCGAGGAAGAACCAGAAGGCCACCCACAGCCCCGCCTCGACGGTGTCGCCGCCGATGATGCTGGCGCCGACCACGCTGATCGGGGTCTCCGGATCGCGTTCCCCGCCGCCGATGGACTGCACCAGCGCGCCGACCTTGGTGGGGATCTTGGCCAGCGACTTGCCGAGCTCGACCGCGAGGTCGCCGGTGAACGCGAACGTGGCGGGCACCGCGGAGAGCGGGTTGTACTGCGTGGGGCCGAAGCTGGCCGCGGTGACGCCGATGGTGCCGACGTTGGCCGGCGCAGGCGCGGCGCCGTCGGTGCCTGCGACGTAGCGCTGGCTCGGGGTGACGTTCACCGTCGTGACGAACTCACGGGTCTGGCCGTCCTCGTCGCGTTGCACGGTGATCGGGGTCGGACCGTTGAGTTTGCGCACGGCCGAGGACATCTCGTCGAAGTTCGCCACCGGGGTGTCGCCGACCCGCACCACGACGTCACCGGCGCGGATGCCGGCGGCCGCGGCTGGGCTGGCCGTCACGCACTCGCCCAGGGTGCCTTGCGTCACTTCGTCTTTGACGCACGACGTGTCGCCGACCATCGCGTTGGTGGGCTGGTGCAGGTTGGGCAGGCCCCAGATGATCGCGATCGCGTAGACGAGCACCAGGCCGATGACGAAATTCATGCCGGGCCCGGCGGCCAACACCGCGACCCGCTTCCACGTCTTCTGCCGGTACATCGCGTACGGCCGGTCCTCGGGGTCGAGTTCCTCGACCGACGTCATGCCCGCGATGTCGCAGAAGCCGCCGAGCGGGACGGCCTTGACGCCGTACTCCGTCGAGCCGAGCCGGTTGCGCCGGTAGGTCGACCACACGGTGGGGCCGAACCCGACGAAGTAGCGGCGCACCTTCATCCCGGTCGCGCGGGCGACCCACATGTGGCCGCACTCGTGCAGCGCCACCGACAGCAGGATGGCGAGTGCGAAGAGCACGATGCCGATCGCGAACATCATCTTCTGCGCCTCTACTCCTGCTAGTCCCTGGTACCTGCGAATTCGTGTTCGACGGCGCGCCGGGCACGGTCACGGGCCCAGTCCTGCGCGTCGAGTACGTCATCCACGGTAGCTGGTTCGGCGGCCCACTGGTCAGCAGCGCGCAGCACGTGCTCGACGGTGCGCACGATCGCGGGGAACCGGATGCGGCCCGCCAGGAACGCCGCGGCGGCCTCCTCGTTGGCCGCGTTGTACACCGCGGTGAGGCAGCCACCGCCCACGCCCGCTTCGCGCGCCAGCCTGACCGCGGGAAACACCTCGTCGTCGAGGGGTTCGAAGTCCCAGCTCGATGCCGTGGTGAAGTCGCAGGCCGACGCGGCCCCGGCGACCCGCGCCGGCCAGCCCAGCGCCAGCGCGATGGGCAGCTTCATATCGGGCGGGCTGGCCTGGGCCAGCGTCGATCCGTCGGTGAACGTGACCATCGAGTGCACGATCGACTGCGGGTGGACGACCACCTGGATGCGGTCGTAGTCGACCCCGAACAGCAGGTGCGTCTCGATCAGTTCCAGTCCCTTGTTCACCAGCGACGCCGAGTTCAGGGTGTTCATCGGACCCATGTCCCAGGTCGGGTGGGCGCCCGCCTGCTCGGGGGTGACGTGCTCGAGCTGCTCGGCGGTCCACCCGCGGAACGGCCCGCCCGACGCGGTGAGCACCAGCGCCGCGACCTCGTCGGCGGTGCCACCGCGCAGACACTGCGCCAGCGCGGAGTGCTCGGAGTCCACCGGCACGATCTGGCCGGGCGCGGCCGCCTTCACCACCAGCGGCCCGCCGGCGACCAGCGACTCCTTGTTGGCCAGCGCCAGCCGCGCGCCGGTGGCCAGCGCGGCCAGCGTCGGCTGCAGCCCCAGTGCGCCGACCAGGGCGTTGAGCACCACGTCGGCCTCGGTCTCGGTCACCAGCCGGGTGACCGCGTCGGGGCCTGCGTAGGGGACGTCGCCGAGGATCTCGGCGGCGCGCGGGTCGGCGACGGCGATGGTGGTGACGCCGGTCTGGGCGCGCTGCGCGGCGAGCAGGTCGGTGTTGCCGCCGCCGGCGGCGAGACCCACGACCTCGAACTCGTCGGGGTTGGCCGCGATCACCTCGAGGGCCTGGGTGCCGATCGACCCCGTGCTGCCGAGGATCAGTACGCGTCGCGTCACGCGTTCATTGTGCCGCGCCCGCTCCTGTGAGGTGTCTGTGACACAAGTGTGACGTGAACCGAAGCGACCGATCCGGAATGCGAACGGCGGTGAATACCCGGTGTCAGCCAAGGACGGGCACAGACGCCCGCCACGAAGGGATGAAGTGATGATCATCGTTCACCGCAAGTCCGTCGCCGCCGCCAGCCTCGCCGCTGTGGCGATGTTCGGAGCCGCCGCGTGTTCCAGCGAAGAGGCGTCCAGCACGGCCTCGTCGGCGACCAGTGCGGCCTCGTCGGCCGTCGAATCGGCGACCGGCACGTCGTCTGCTCCGTCCTCGCCGACCAGCGCCGCGGCCGATCCCGCTGCCAACCTCGTCGGATCGGGGTGCGCCGCCTACGCCGAGCAGGTCCCCTCGGGCCCGGGCTCCGTGGCCGGGATGTCGACCGCTCCGGTGACCGAGGCCGCGGCGAACAACCCGATGCTCAAGACGCTGACCCAGGCGCTTTCGGGCCAGCTCAACCCGAACGTCAACCTCGTCGACACGCTCAACGGCGGTGAGTTCACCGTGTTCGCCCCGACCGACGACGCGTTCGCCAAGATCGACCCCGCGACCATCGAGACGCTGAAGACCGACTCCAACCTGCTGACCAGCATCCTGACCTACCACGTGGTGCCCGGCCAGGCCGCGCCGGACGCGGTCGCCGGCGAGCACAAGACCGTGCAGGGCGCGAACCTGACGGTGACCGGCGCCGGCAACGACCTGAAGGTCAACGACGCCGGACTGGTCTGCGGCGGCGTGAAGACCGCCAACGCCACGGTGTACATGATCGACACCGTCCTGATGCCCCCGGCCGCCTGATCAGCGACTGCCGGACCCACCAGAAGCACTGTCAATCAACACATTCGAGGAGAGCGACATCATGATGGAGAACGCACGACGAGTAGCCGGCATCGGCTTCGCCGCGGCCACCGCCGCCGGCATGATCCTGGCCACCGCACCGATCGCGGGCGCACAGCCCGTGGGCCCCGGGTGCGCGGCCTACGCGGCAGAGGTGCCCACCGGACCCGGTTCGGTACAGGGCATGTCGATGGCGCCGGTCGCCGAGGCCGCGTCGAACAACCCGCTGCTCAAGACGCTCACCGCCGCGGTCTCGGGCCAGCTCAACCCGCAGGTCAACCTCGTCGACACGCTCAACGGCGGTGAATTCACCATCTTCGCCCCGACCGACGAGGCGTTCGCCAAGATCGACCCGGCGACCATCGAGAAGCTCAAGACCGATGCCCCGCTGCTGACGAACATCCTGACCTACCACGTCGTTCCGGGACAGGCTGATCCGACGAAGGTCGTCGGCACCCACAAGACGGTGCAGGGCGCCGACCTGACGGTGACGGGCACGCCCGATCACCTGACGGTGAACAACGCCTCGGTGGTGTGCGGTGGCGTGAAGACCGCCAACGCGACCGTGTACCTGATCGACACGGTGCTGATGCCGCCGGCCGCCTGACCTGACGGCCCCAGAACAGAGGATCCCCCGCCTATTCCCCCCGACCGGGCGGGGGATCCTCGCTGTCGTCACGTTTCCGTCCGATTTTCCCCTGTTTCCCCCGACGACTTCCAGGGCAGCATCAATCCCATGACCGCCGTGATGTGGTTCCGCCGCGACCTCCGTCTCGCCGACCTGCCCGCCCTGCTGGCCGCGGCCGGCGACGACGGCGCCGACGGCGAGGTGCTCGGCTGTTACGTGCTCGACCCCCGACTCGAGGCCTCTGCGGGACCGCGCCGGTTGCGCTATCTGTACGACGCGCTGCGGGATCTGCAGGAGCAACTCGACGGCCGGCTGCTGATCACCCGCGGCGACCCGGCGTCGCGAATCCCCGCGTTGGCCAAGGCCGTCGACGCACACGCCGTGCACGTGTCCGGCGACTTCACCCCGTTCGGCCGCCGGCGCGACGACCAGGTGCGCGAAGCTCTCGGCGACATCGAGCTCGTCGCGACCGGCTCCCCGTACCTGGTCTCCCCCGGCCGGGTCACCAAGCCCGACGGCAGCCCGTACAAGGTGTTCACCCCGTTCTTCTCCGCGTGGCGCAAGCACGGCTGGCGCCCGCCGGCCGAATCCGGACCGACATCCGCCCGCTGGATCGACCCCTCGTCGGTGAAGGGCGCCAAGGGCGCCAAAGTCGTCGAGATCCCCGACGTGGACGTCGAACTCGAGGTGCCCGCCGGCGAGCGGGCGGCGCGCCGGCAGTGGAAGCAGTTCCTCGACGGCGGGGTGCGCGGATACGCCGATGACCGCAACCGCCCGGATCTGGCTGCCACGAGCAAGATGTCGGCGCACCTGAAGTTCGGCGCGATCCACCCCCGCACGATGGCCGCCGACCTCGGCCGTGGCACGGGCGCGACCGCGTACCTGCGCGAGTTGGGGTTCCGGGACTTCTACGCCTCGGTGCTCCACGCGTGGCCGCGCAGCGTGTGGTGGAACTTCAACAGCGCGTTCGACGCCATCGAGGTCGACGAGGGCGACGACGCCGAGAAGGCGTTCGAGGCGTGGAAGGCCGGCAAGACGGGCTTTCCCATCGTCGACGCGGGGATGCGCCAGCTCGCGACGACGGGGTTCATGCACAACCGGGTGCGGATGATCGTGGCCTCGTTCCTCGTCAAAGATCTGCATCTGCCGTGGCAGTGGGGCGCCCGCTGGTTCCTCGACCAGCTCGTCGACGGCGACATGGCCAACAACCAGCACGGCTGGCAGTGGGCCGCGGGGTGCGGCACCGACGCCGCGCCCTATTTCCGGGTGTTCAATCCCACGACCCAGGGCACCAAGTTCGATCCGTCGGGCGACTACATCAGGCGCTGGGTGCCCGAACTCGCCGACGTGCCCGACGTCCACAAACTCGACGGCGACCGGCCCGCGGACTACCCGAAGCCGATCGTCGACCACGGCCACGAACGCGCCGAGGCGCTGCGCCGCTACAACGCCCTGGGCTGAGGCCGGTTCACTTGAGCAGCAGCCCGGCGTCCACCGGCAGCGCGACGCCGGTGATGTAGCGCCCGGTCGGTGCGCACAGGAACATCACGACGTCGGTCACGGAGGCGGGTTCCATCATCGGCAGCGTCATCAGCGGGCGCTGCGATTCCCCGAACGACGGGTGCTCGGCCACGAAACCGACCATCGCCTCGTTGATCACCATCGGCGTCGCGACCCCGCCGGGATGCACCGAGTTGACCCGGATGTTGCGCGCGGCCAGCGACG contains:
- a CDS encoding penicillin-binding transpeptidase domain-containing protein, with the protein product MATRVSSVSAATSIVAVVVLVLSLGACTPRPNGPEPTAEEFFAALATGDTGAAAALADRPEDARAALNEAWSGLQATGLDAQILSSKYAEDTGSIAYRYTWHLPKSRTWTYDGQLNMVRDEGRWQVRWSATGLHPRLGENQTLALRAEAPPRASVNERGGTTVLVPGYRYAFALDAKAAGDSLMPTARAVADALRRFDNTLDPQRLAEQASSTKGPLSLMTLRQADHDAVAGAIGALPGVVITPQPEMVPTDEHFAPALVDEVRKTVSDDLDGSPGWRVVTVNQNGVDVDVLNEVPGTPAPSVSISLDRAVQNAAQNAVDITGKQAMIVVIKPSTGEILAVAQNAAADREGPIATMGLYPPGSTFKIVTAGAAIERGMATPNTLLGCPGHLDIGHRTVPNYGGFDLGTVPMSRAFASSCNTTFAELASRMPPRGLTQAASQYGIGPDYKIAGISTVSGSVPPTVNLTERTEDGFGQGKVLVSPFGMALAAATVAAGQTPVPRLIEGRDTEVTGDRQPIPSSVVDNLRPMMRLVVTNGTAKDLQGAGDVRGKTGEAEFAGGSHSWFTGYRGDMAFSALIVGGGSSEYAVRMLKGMLDSLPPDYQA
- a CDS encoding GNAT family N-acetyltransferase, encoding MTDQDAAVQRKVIADAMVAALERRHEVLDAVVASEDYDAAIEALADLLDTSADAAEAVLRLSFDRLTRVSRRRIAAELDTLTSQLASPAPAEQMPGSARRLRLRPFSPDTDRDIFAERTRDMRSAGDGTDAPPGDLGDEIRDAVGRVAAEEAAWLVAEVGAAKVGMVFGELSSGEVDVRIWIHPEHRKRGYGTAALRTSRSEMAAYFPAAPLVVRTPAAGA
- a CDS encoding GNAT family N-acetyltransferase → MSAPPLFRLVDERRVSVVRDIRDMTAVRQVLDDDPVASCMVASRVAEHGIEPSAIGGELWTRRRASESLCYAGANLIPLRGGASDLNAFADKAMSTSRRCSSLVGRAELVLPMWQRLEPVWGPARDVRAHQPLMALGTAPACSVDPAVRQVRMEELDAYLVAAIDMFIGEVGIDPRIGDGGRGYRRRVAGLIAAGRAWARFDRGQVVFKAEIGSQSPAVGQIQGVWVHPDFRGRGMGTAGTATVAAAVVGSGRIASLYVNSFNTVARATYARIGFTEIASFATVLLD
- the ispG gene encoding flavodoxin-dependent (E)-4-hydroxy-3-methylbut-2-enyl-diphosphate synthase; amino-acid sequence: MTSIGLGMPAAPAPVLAPRRTTRQLMVRDVGVGSDHPISVQSMCTTKTHDINATLQQIAELTASGCDIVRVACPRQEDADALPAIAKKSKIPVIADIHFQPKYIFAAIDAGCAAVRVNPGNIKEFDGRVAEVAKAAGDAGIPIRIGVNAGSLDKRFLQKYGKATPEALVESALWEASLFEEHGFGNIKISVKHNDPVVMVEAYQQLAAQCDYPLHLGVTEAGPAFQGTIKSAVAFGALLSQGIGDTIRVSLSAPPVEEVKVGNQILESLNLRPRGLEIVSCPSCGRAQVDVYTLANEVTAGLEGMDVPLRVAVMGCVVNGPGEAREADLGVASGNGKGQIFVKGEVIKTVPEAQIVETLIEEAMRLAEAMDTAPGSEDASGSPVVTVS
- a CDS encoding M50 family metallopeptidase; the protein is MMFAIGIVLFALAILLSVALHECGHMWVARATGMKVRRYFVGFGPTVWSTYRRNRLGSTEYGVKAVPLGGFCDIAGMTSVEELDPEDRPYAMYRQKTWKRVAVLAAGPGMNFVIGLVLVYAIAIIWGLPNLHQPTNAMVGDTSCVKDEVTQGTLGECVTASPAAAAGIRAGDVVVRVGDTPVANFDEMSSAVRKLNGPTPITVQRDEDGQTREFVTTVNVTPSQRYVAGTDGAAPAPANVGTIGVTAASFGPTQYNPLSAVPATFAFTGDLAVELGKSLAKIPTKVGALVQSIGGGERDPETPISVVGASIIGGDTVEAGLWVAFWFFLAQLNFVLGAVNLVPLLPFDGGHIAIAVYEKLRNLFRSARGKVAAAPVNYLKLMPATYVVLVLVVGYMLLTVTADLVNPIRLFQ
- the dxr gene encoding 1-deoxy-D-xylulose-5-phosphate reductoisomerase, which produces MTRRVLILGSTGSIGTQALEVIAANPDEFEVVGLAAGGGNTDLLAAQRAQTGVTTIAVADPRAAEILGDVPYAGPDAVTRLVTETEADVVLNALVGALGLQPTLAALATGARLALANKESLVAGGPLVVKAAAPGQIVPVDSEHSALAQCLRGGTADEVAALVLTASGGPFRGWTAEQLEHVTPEQAGAHPTWDMGPMNTLNSASLVNKGLELIETHLLFGVDYDRIQVVVHPQSIVHSMVTFTDGSTLAQASPPDMKLPIALALGWPARVAGAASACDFTTASSWDFEPLDDEVFPAVRLAREAGVGGGCLTAVYNAANEEAAAAFLAGRIRFPAIVRTVEHVLRAADQWAAEPATVDDVLDAQDWARDRARRAVEHEFAGTRD
- a CDS encoding fasciclin domain-containing protein; the encoded protein is MIIVHRKSVAAASLAAVAMFGAAACSSEEASSTASSATSAASSAVESATGTSSAPSSPTSAAADPAANLVGSGCAAYAEQVPSGPGSVAGMSTAPVTEAAANNPMLKTLTQALSGQLNPNVNLVDTLNGGEFTVFAPTDDAFAKIDPATIETLKTDSNLLTSILTYHVVPGQAAPDAVAGEHKTVQGANLTVTGAGNDLKVNDAGLVCGGVKTANATVYMIDTVLMPPAA
- a CDS encoding fasciclin domain-containing protein, which gives rise to MMENARRVAGIGFAAATAAGMILATAPIAGAQPVGPGCAAYAAEVPTGPGSVQGMSMAPVAEAASNNPLLKTLTAAVSGQLNPQVNLVDTLNGGEFTIFAPTDEAFAKIDPATIEKLKTDAPLLTNILTYHVVPGQADPTKVVGTHKTVQGADLTVTGTPDHLTVNNASVVCGGVKTANATVYLIDTVLMPPAA
- a CDS encoding cryptochrome/photolyase family protein; the protein is MTAVMWFRRDLRLADLPALLAAAGDDGADGEVLGCYVLDPRLEASAGPRRLRYLYDALRDLQEQLDGRLLITRGDPASRIPALAKAVDAHAVHVSGDFTPFGRRRDDQVREALGDIELVATGSPYLVSPGRVTKPDGSPYKVFTPFFSAWRKHGWRPPAESGPTSARWIDPSSVKGAKGAKVVEIPDVDVELEVPAGERAARRQWKQFLDGGVRGYADDRNRPDLAATSKMSAHLKFGAIHPRTMAADLGRGTGATAYLRELGFRDFYASVLHAWPRSVWWNFNSAFDAIEVDEGDDAEKAFEAWKAGKTGFPIVDAGMRQLATTGFMHNRVRMIVASFLVKDLHLPWQWGARWFLDQLVDGDMANNQHGWQWAAGCGTDAAPYFRVFNPTTQGTKFDPSGDYIRRWVPELADVPDVHKLDGDRPADYPKPIVDHGHERAEALRRYNALG